In a genomic window of Helianthus annuus cultivar XRQ/B chromosome 10, HanXRQr2.0-SUNRISE, whole genome shotgun sequence:
- the LOC110885747 gene encoding probable polygalacturonase At1g80170 isoform X3: MITAGSLSVVSNQKNVCVIVYSIFLFSNFADAGGFDSLLQQLPELGVFRKIFDSRIELNVMDYGAKGNGIEDDTKVFADVWDMACSSKVESRIIIPDGSYCLVKPISLGGHCHSKVTLVAITFHRCNNLVVKNLMIVNGQQMQMAFTTCDTVAVSHVSVFSPASSPNTDGIHISESTNVEIKDTTVRTGDDCISIVSNSSKVQVRRIVCGPGHGISIGSLGKSDTCDQVYDVSVQGAFLSNTENGLRIKTWQGGSGFVRNVTFEDVWMQNVSHPIIIDQYYCDSDKPCPNKTSAVNVENISFVNIGGTSATMEAIVFACSDVSPCEGVYLEDVEIVSAFGGVTTSFCWQVNGSTAGYVYPPICYSTCKSFIKQTISSATNLQAI; the protein is encoded by the exons ATGATCACCGCAGGATCTTTATCTGTTGTTTCAAATCAAAAAAATGTTTGTGTCATCGTTTACTCGATATTTCTCTTTTCAAATTTCGCAGATGCAGGTGGTTTTGATTCTTTACTGCAGCAGCTACCGGAATTGGGGGTTTTCAGAAAGATTTTTGACTCAAGAATTGAACTGAATGTTATGGATTATGGTGCAAAAGGGAATGGTATTGAAGATGACACAAAG GTTTTCGCAGATGTTTGGGACATGGCATGTTCTTCAAAGGTAGAATCAAGAATCATAATCCCTGACGGAAGTTACTGTCTTGTTAAACCAATTAGTCTTGGAGGACATTGCCACTCGAAAGTGACTTTAGTG GCTATAACCTTTCACAGATGCAACAATTTGGTAGTCAAGAATCTCATGATTGTGAATGGTCAACAAATGCAAATGGCATTCACTACATGTGACACGGTTGCAGTGTCACATGTGAGTGTTTTTTCTCCTGCTAGCAGCCCTAATACTGATGGTATCCACATAAGCGAATCCACTAATGTTGAAATCAAAGACACTACTGTTCGAACAG GTGATGACTGCATATCTATAGTCAGTAATTCTTCGAAAGTTCAGGTGAGGAGGATTGTCTGCGGTCCTGGCCATGGGATAAG TATCGGAAGCCTGGGAAAGTCGGACACCTGCGATCAAGTGTATGATGTGAGTGTTCAGGGGGCGTTTCTGTCCAACACTGAAAATGGCCTCAGGATCAAAACATGGCAG GGAGGTAGTGGTTTTGTCCGTAATGTTACATTTGAGGATGTCTGGATGCAAAACGTATCGCATCCAATCATAATCGATCAATATTATTGTGATTCAGACAAGCCATGTCCAAACAAG ACTTCTGCTGTAAATGTGGAGAACATATCTTTTGTGAATATTGGAGGAACTTCAGCTACCATGGAAGCTATAGTATTTGCTTGTAGTGATGTTTCCCCTTGTGAAGGGGTATATTTGGAAGATGTTGAAATTGTATCAGcatttgggggtgttacaacctCATTTTGTTGGCAAGTCAACGGGTCAACTGCAGGCTATGTATACCCTCCTATTTGTTATTCAACTTGTAAAAGCTTCATTAAGCAGACTATTTCGTCTGCCACTAATCTTCAAGCAATCTAA
- the LOC110885747 gene encoding probable polygalacturonase At1g80170 isoform X2 gives MITAGSLSVVSNQKNVCVIVYSIFLFSNFADAGGFDSLLQQLPELGVFRKIFDSRIELNVMDYGAKGNGIEDDTKVFADVWDMACSSKVESRIIIPDGSYCLVKPISLGGHCHSKVTLVPCRHAPTAITFHRCNNLVVKNLMIVNGQQMQMAFTTCDTVAVSHVSVFSPASSPNTDGIHISESTNVEIKDTTVRTGDDCISIVSNSSKVQVRRIVCGPGHGISIGSLGKSDTCDQVYDVSVQGAFLSNTENGLRIKTWQGGSGFVRNVTFEDVWMQNVSHPIIIDQYYCDSDKPCPNKTSAVNVENISFVNIGGTSATMEAIVFACSDVSPCEGVYLEDVEIVSAFGGVTTSFCWQVNGSTAGYVYPPICYSTCKSFIKQTISSATNLQAI, from the exons ATGATCACCGCAGGATCTTTATCTGTTGTTTCAAATCAAAAAAATGTTTGTGTCATCGTTTACTCGATATTTCTCTTTTCAAATTTCGCAGATGCAGGTGGTTTTGATTCTTTACTGCAGCAGCTACCGGAATTGGGGGTTTTCAGAAAGATTTTTGACTCAAGAATTGAACTGAATGTTATGGATTATGGTGCAAAAGGGAATGGTATTGAAGATGACACAAAG GTTTTCGCAGATGTTTGGGACATGGCATGTTCTTCAAAGGTAGAATCAAGAATCATAATCCCTGACGGAAGTTACTGTCTTGTTAAACCAATTAGTCTTGGAGGACATTGCCACTCGAAAGTGACTTTAGTG CCTTGTAGGCATGCTCCAACG GCTATAACCTTTCACAGATGCAACAATTTGGTAGTCAAGAATCTCATGATTGTGAATGGTCAACAAATGCAAATGGCATTCACTACATGTGACACGGTTGCAGTGTCACATGTGAGTGTTTTTTCTCCTGCTAGCAGCCCTAATACTGATGGTATCCACATAAGCGAATCCACTAATGTTGAAATCAAAGACACTACTGTTCGAACAG GTGATGACTGCATATCTATAGTCAGTAATTCTTCGAAAGTTCAGGTGAGGAGGATTGTCTGCGGTCCTGGCCATGGGATAAG TATCGGAAGCCTGGGAAAGTCGGACACCTGCGATCAAGTGTATGATGTGAGTGTTCAGGGGGCGTTTCTGTCCAACACTGAAAATGGCCTCAGGATCAAAACATGGCAG GGAGGTAGTGGTTTTGTCCGTAATGTTACATTTGAGGATGTCTGGATGCAAAACGTATCGCATCCAATCATAATCGATCAATATTATTGTGATTCAGACAAGCCATGTCCAAACAAG ACTTCTGCTGTAAATGTGGAGAACATATCTTTTGTGAATATTGGAGGAACTTCAGCTACCATGGAAGCTATAGTATTTGCTTGTAGTGATGTTTCCCCTTGTGAAGGGGTATATTTGGAAGATGTTGAAATTGTATCAGcatttgggggtgttacaacctCATTTTGTTGGCAAGTCAACGGGTCAACTGCAGGCTATGTATACCCTCCTATTTGTTATTCAACTTGTAAAAGCTTCATTAAGCAGACTATTTCGTCTGCCACTAATCTTCAAGCAATCTAA
- the LOC110885747 gene encoding probable polygalacturonase At1g80170 isoform X1, translating to MITAGSLSVVSNQKNVCVIVYSIFLFSNFADAGGFDSLLQQLPELGVFRKIFDSRIELNVMDYGAKGNGIEDDTKVFADVWDMACSSKVESRIIIPDGSYCLVKPISLGGHCHSKVTLVISGSIVAPSDPDVWDNKDTHKWLYFHSVDHLTVEGGGTIDGMGQRWWATSCKTDPKNPCRHAPTAITFHRCNNLVVKNLMIVNGQQMQMAFTTCDTVAVSHVSVFSPASSPNTDGIHISESTNVEIKDTTVRTGDDCISIVSNSSKVQVRRIVCGPGHGISIGSLGKSDTCDQVYDVSVQGAFLSNTENGLRIKTWQGGSGFVRNVTFEDVWMQNVSHPIIIDQYYCDSDKPCPNKTSAVNVENISFVNIGGTSATMEAIVFACSDVSPCEGVYLEDVEIVSAFGGVTTSFCWQVNGSTAGYVYPPICYSTCKSFIKQTISSATNLQAI from the exons ATGATCACCGCAGGATCTTTATCTGTTGTTTCAAATCAAAAAAATGTTTGTGTCATCGTTTACTCGATATTTCTCTTTTCAAATTTCGCAGATGCAGGTGGTTTTGATTCTTTACTGCAGCAGCTACCGGAATTGGGGGTTTTCAGAAAGATTTTTGACTCAAGAATTGAACTGAATGTTATGGATTATGGTGCAAAAGGGAATGGTATTGAAGATGACACAAAG GTTTTCGCAGATGTTTGGGACATGGCATGTTCTTCAAAGGTAGAATCAAGAATCATAATCCCTGACGGAAGTTACTGTCTTGTTAAACCAATTAGTCTTGGAGGACATTGCCACTCGAAAGTGACTTTAGTG ATCTCTGGCTCCATTGTTGCTCCTAGCGATCCCGATGTTTGGGATAACAAGGATACACATAAGTGGCTATATTTCCATAGTGTGGATCACCTTACGGTTGAAGGGGGTGGAACCATTGATGGAATGGGGCAACGGTGGTGGGCTACTTCTTGTAAAACGGACCCGAAAAAT CCTTGTAGGCATGCTCCAACG GCTATAACCTTTCACAGATGCAACAATTTGGTAGTCAAGAATCTCATGATTGTGAATGGTCAACAAATGCAAATGGCATTCACTACATGTGACACGGTTGCAGTGTCACATGTGAGTGTTTTTTCTCCTGCTAGCAGCCCTAATACTGATGGTATCCACATAAGCGAATCCACTAATGTTGAAATCAAAGACACTACTGTTCGAACAG GTGATGACTGCATATCTATAGTCAGTAATTCTTCGAAAGTTCAGGTGAGGAGGATTGTCTGCGGTCCTGGCCATGGGATAAG TATCGGAAGCCTGGGAAAGTCGGACACCTGCGATCAAGTGTATGATGTGAGTGTTCAGGGGGCGTTTCTGTCCAACACTGAAAATGGCCTCAGGATCAAAACATGGCAG GGAGGTAGTGGTTTTGTCCGTAATGTTACATTTGAGGATGTCTGGATGCAAAACGTATCGCATCCAATCATAATCGATCAATATTATTGTGATTCAGACAAGCCATGTCCAAACAAG ACTTCTGCTGTAAATGTGGAGAACATATCTTTTGTGAATATTGGAGGAACTTCAGCTACCATGGAAGCTATAGTATTTGCTTGTAGTGATGTTTCCCCTTGTGAAGGGGTATATTTGGAAGATGTTGAAATTGTATCAGcatttgggggtgttacaacctCATTTTGTTGGCAAGTCAACGGGTCAACTGCAGGCTATGTATACCCTCCTATTTGTTATTCAACTTGTAAAAGCTTCATTAAGCAGACTATTTCGTCTGCCACTAATCTTCAAGCAATCTAA
- the LOC110885748 gene encoding peptide deformylase 1A, chloroplastic: MIGIQQLPLTGKHSIPFHTPVSVTRCQYKPIIKPEFITKNKDRFWSSSTGPVRAGWFLGLGEKKKVTDLPEIVQAGDPVLNEPARDVRPDEIGSERVQKIIDDMVKVMRGAPGVGLAAPQIGIPLKIIVLEDTEEYIGYAPKEEIKAQDRRSFDLLVIINPNLQKKGNKSALFFEGCLSVDGYRAMVERFLDVEVTGLDRYGQPIKVSASGWQARILQHECDHLAGTLYVDKMVKRTFRTVENLQLPLANGCPKPGVR; the protein is encoded by the exons ATGATAGGAATTCAACAGCTACCACTCACCGGAAAACACTCCATACCATTTCACACACCGGTTTCAGTTACCCGATGCCAATACAAACCAATTATAAAACCCGAGTTTATCACCAAAAACAAAGACCGGTTTTGGAGTTCTTCAACCGGCCCGGTTCGGGCCGGTTGGTTTCTTGGGCTGGGTGAGAAAAAGAAAGTTACAGATTTGCCTGAGATTGTCCAGGCTGGTGACCCGGTTCTTAACGAACCCGCGCGAGATGTTCGACCCGATGAGATCGGGTCGGAGCGGGTTCAGAAGATTATTGATGATATGGTGAAGGTTATGAGGGGAGCACCTGGGGTTGGCCTTGCTGCTCCCCAAATTGGTATTCCTTTaaaa ATTATTGTGTTGGAGGACACTGAAGAGTATATTGGGTATGCACCAAAGGAAGAGATTAAAGCTCAAGACAGACGTTCTTTTGATCTTTTG GTGATTATAAACCCGAATCTTCAAAAGAAGGGAAACAAATCAGCACTGTTTTTCGAAGGCTGTTTGAG TGTTGATGGATATAGAGCAATGGTTGAGAGGTTTCTAGATGTGGAGGTAACGGGCTTGGACAGATACGGTCAGCCTATAAAGGTGAGTGCTTCAGGCTGGCAGGCCCGAATTTTACAGCACGAGTGTGATCATCTAGCAGGGACACTGTATGTTGACAAAATGGTTAAACGGACGTTTAGGACTGTGGAGAATCTGCAGTTGCCTTTAGCTAATGGCTGCCCTAAGCCTGGCGTTCGGTAG